The Acidianus manzaensis genome has a window encoding:
- a CDS encoding glycosyltransferase has translation MKNILIIMPPINLTSESTFALSFLKVLEETKIKPYLVFPKNTNINFPNAEILHLNLIMGPIISPVLDLPIIKLRSLLKGKNIKIVNLYYSHLHLGGDLNYIIYPPGILRKDRQKPYKNIKKIYFKLSYPIILKLAEGKINLCSSKYVKEIMKDKVGFDCEIVYPPVIPQETKNQEKQNLIVGVGKYVPSKHWEEFIQIAKKVKQKQPNTKFKIIGGLELVHNSPKDYFSELRKLAGDDVELLTDVSEYDKWRILNSAKIVLHCMRYDNFGLGVAEAMHAGAVPIVYKSSGTWMDIIEEGKYGIGYTSVEEASQEIIKIIEDEKTFKEYSEKAQQKAQQYNIQNFKNKIHNIINQLQ, from the coding sequence ATGAAAAATATCTTGATTATAATGCCTCCTATAAACTTAACCAGCGAATCCACCTTTGCCTTATCCTTTCTAAAAGTACTAGAAGAAACTAAAATAAAACCATATTTAGTTTTCCCTAAAAATACAAATATAAACTTTCCTAACGCAGAAATTTTACATTTAAACCTAATTATGGGTCCTATAATATCACCAGTTTTAGATCTACCAATAATAAAATTAAGGTCTCTTCTTAAAGGTAAAAATATTAAAATTGTAAATCTCTATTACTCACATCTTCATTTAGGAGGAGATCTTAACTATATAATATATCCTCCAGGCATATTAAGAAAAGACAGACAAAAACCATATAAAAATATTAAAAAAATATATTTCAAATTATCCTATCCAATAATACTAAAGCTAGCAGAAGGAAAAATCAATTTGTGCAGCTCAAAATACGTAAAAGAAATCATGAAAGATAAAGTAGGCTTTGATTGTGAGATTGTTTATCCTCCAGTAATACCACAAGAAACAAAAAATCAAGAAAAACAAAACCTAATAGTAGGAGTAGGAAAATACGTACCATCAAAACACTGGGAAGAATTCATACAAATAGCAAAAAAAGTAAAACAAAAACAACCAAACACAAAATTCAAAATAATAGGAGGACTAGAGCTAGTTCATAACTCACCTAAAGACTATTTTTCCGAGTTGAGGAAGTTGGCTGGTGATGATGTAGAATTACTTACTGACGTTAGCGAGTACGACAAGTGGAGAATACTAAACTCAGCTAAAATTGTCCTACATTGCATGAGATACGACAATTTTGGTTTAGGAGTAGCAGAAGCAATGCACGCTGGAGCAGTACCAATAGTTTACAAATCTTCAGGCACTTGGATGGACATCATAGAAGAAGGAAAATACGGCATAGGATATACAAGCGTAGAAGAAGCATCACAAGAAATAATAAAAATTATAGAAGACGAAAAAACATTCAAAGAATACTCAGAAAAAGCACAACAAAAAGCACAACAATACAACATACAAAACTTCAAAAACAAAATACACAACATAATAAACCAACTACAATAA
- a CDS encoding glycosyltransferase family 2 protein, which yields MEEIPIVVLNYNGLNLLKMYLDSVLNTEYPNEVVVVDNGSKDGSVEYLKSKGVKVIALDKNYGPAYARNAAIKEFKTRYMAFLDNDVLVPKDWLNPLVEVMKDRSNVAAAQSVYTEWRWGEEPMEIPWFSTAASLTRRDLLESVGGFDNHYFFYWEDIELSWKLYRAGYSILMVPRSKVVHNAHGTAKKLPSPFVSYLMLRNQLILLLTFYSKKKILTNFVPLLMIRFFQSFRPPNRKAKLKAIFSLVAETKYILNKRKEIEKISKNYDDRFFNYLGKDPFGYVEFRSVIEGIKYKMEKRSLSTPVS from the coding sequence ATGGAAGAAATTCCTATTGTAGTTCTAAATTATAATGGATTGAATCTATTGAAAATGTATTTAGATAGTGTATTGAATACTGAATATCCTAATGAAGTTGTAGTGGTAGATAATGGATCTAAAGATGGTAGTGTAGAATATTTGAAGTCTAAAGGAGTAAAGGTTATTGCTTTGGATAAAAATTATGGTCCTGCATATGCTAGAAACGCAGCTATAAAAGAGTTCAAGACTAGATATATGGCTTTTCTCGATAATGATGTTTTAGTTCCTAAGGATTGGCTTAATCCATTAGTAGAAGTAATGAAAGATAGAAGTAATGTAGCTGCCGCACAGAGTGTTTATACTGAATGGAGATGGGGTGAAGAGCCTATGGAGATTCCTTGGTTCTCTACTGCTGCTTCTTTGACAAGGAGAGATCTTTTGGAAAGTGTGGGAGGATTTGATAATCATTATTTTTTCTACTGGGAGGATATTGAGCTTTCATGGAAGCTTTACAGAGCTGGTTACAGTATTCTTATGGTTCCTAGGTCTAAAGTTGTACATAACGCTCATGGAACTGCTAAGAAGCTTCCTTCGCCTTTTGTTTCTTATCTCATGTTACGTAATCAATTGATATTATTATTAACGTTTTATAGTAAGAAAAAAATATTGACTAATTTTGTGCCTTTATTAATGATAAGGTTTTTCCAATCATTTAGACCTCCAAATAGGAAAGCTAAATTGAAGGCCATATTTTCTTTAGTTGCTGAGACTAAATATATTCTGAATAAAAGGAAAGAAATAGAAAAAATATCAAAAAATTACGATGATAGATTTTTCAATTATCTTGGTAAAGATCCTTTCGGTTATGTGGAATTTAGGTCTGTAATAGAAGGAATAAAGTATAAGATGGAGAAAAGGAGTTTATCTACTCCTGTTAGCTAA
- a CDS encoding glycosyltransferase family A protein: MISINIIAKNEEPVIRTVLDNIISQIDDNYEIIIVDNGSKDQTYKIIKEYEKKEKRNKQYNITTSQYIGPKGGARNKALQLSKGDYILCLDADQTYKNLQKLVKEYLQNYTNYAIKVGRSSFPILAPTKLLKEIGGWRNLTHREDWDLWFRLTDNCKYLYLADKDYIFVKHYHEHKRKHSKIQTAKGLIERYRDDTLVGLPSIHLKNQPELTPFYILGKILAITKINMIAHYKCTKYLREELPPNLKGIDWDLKRHYNLLKYEAKTCSDPIFKEAMKIFEEKYSKYTTSINNI; encoded by the coding sequence ATGATTAGTATTAATATCATAGCTAAGAATGAAGAACCAGTAATAAGAACAGTACTGGATAACATAATTTCACAAATTGACGATAATTACGAAATAATCATAGTAGATAACGGTAGCAAAGACCAAACATACAAAATAATAAAAGAATATGAGAAAAAAGAAAAAAGAAACAAACAATATAATATCACAACATCCCAGTACATTGGACCAAAGGGAGGAGCAAGAAACAAAGCATTACAACTATCAAAAGGAGACTACATACTATGCTTAGACGCAGATCAAACATACAAAAACCTACAAAAACTAGTAAAAGAATACCTACAAAACTACACAAACTACGCAATAAAAGTAGGAAGAAGCTCATTCCCAATCTTAGCACCAACAAAACTATTAAAAGAAATAGGAGGATGGAGAAATCTAACCCATAGAGAAGATTGGGATTTATGGTTTAGGCTAACTGATAATTGTAAATATCTTTATTTAGCAGATAAAGATTACATATTCGTAAAACACTATCATGAGCATAAAAGAAAGCATTCAAAAATACAGACAGCAAAAGGACTAATAGAAAGATACAGAGACGATACATTAGTAGGATTACCTTCAATTCACTTAAAAAACCAACCTGAACTAACTCCATTTTACATTTTAGGTAAAATTCTTGCTATTACAAAAATCAATATGATAGCTCACTACAAATGTACAAAATATTTAAGAGAAGAGCTACCACCTAACTTAAAAGGAATAGATTGGGACTTAAAAAGACATTACAATCTTCTAAAATATGAGGCTAAAACTTGTAGCGATCCAATATTCAAAGAAGCTATGAAAATATTCGAAGAAAAATACTCCAAATATACAACTAGCATTAATAATATTTAA
- a CDS encoding glycosyltransferase, translated as MLLDLIFIGLLLIVFHFVEPVYYFKYVSGKRLDISRTLADPPHVSIIVPTYNEGDKIVDKIKNILESYPKDYMEILVVDASNDNTVDIVKSLNIPQLRIIKEEKRRGKIFAVKEGIKMSKYNIVIITDADAFWKSNLFNAVKYLTGSVGAVSCIKTANNDLENAYRSFYNLIRLGESAIFSSPIFHGEMTAFRKDVLNENEIPNVGADDSTIATLVSLKGYRAICVDNMLAYELAPKDLKDYISWKMRRGSHLIRLFLRFIRPVMRSNNKKFKEVFLEEFYLHLINPWILVLGIVLLFLGNFILALGLIGLALIAYLVSKRVRNYIRAWIPNQFFLILAQIFSLKGEVLAWKKEKK; from the coding sequence ATGTTATTAGATTTAATATTCATTGGATTATTGCTGATTGTGTTTCATTTTGTCGAGCCAGTATATTATTTCAAGTATGTTTCTGGTAAGAGGTTAGATATTAGCCGTACTCTAGCTGATCCTCCTCATGTGAGTATAATTGTTCCAACATATAATGAAGGAGATAAAATAGTTGATAAAATAAAAAATATTCTGGAATCATACCCTAAAGATTATATGGAAATTTTAGTAGTTGATGCTAGTAATGATAATACTGTTGATATAGTAAAATCTTTGAATATTCCACAATTGAGGATTATTAAGGAAGAGAAGAGAAGAGGTAAAATATTTGCTGTAAAGGAGGGAATTAAGATGTCTAAATATAATATTGTAATTATTACTGATGCGGATGCTTTTTGGAAAAGTAATCTTTTTAACGCTGTTAAGTATCTTACAGGAAGTGTTGGAGCTGTAAGTTGTATAAAGACTGCTAATAATGATCTAGAAAATGCTTATAGGAGTTTTTACAATTTAATAAGATTAGGTGAATCTGCAATTTTTTCTTCTCCAATATTTCATGGAGAAATGACTGCGTTCAGGAAGGATGTTTTGAATGAAAATGAGATACCTAATGTTGGAGCTGATGATAGTACTATAGCTACTTTGGTTTCGTTGAAGGGATATAGAGCAATCTGTGTAGATAATATGTTAGCTTATGAATTAGCTCCAAAGGATCTTAAAGATTATATTAGCTGGAAAATGAGGAGAGGATCTCATCTGATACGTCTTTTCTTAAGGTTTATTAGACCTGTTATGAGGTCTAATAATAAGAAATTTAAAGAGGTATTTTTGGAGGAGTTTTATCTTCACTTAATAAATCCTTGGATTTTAGTGCTAGGAATTGTACTGTTATTCTTAGGTAACTTCATTTTAGCTTTAGGGTTAATAGGGTTAGCTTTAATTGCTTATTTAGTTTCTAAAAGAGTTAGAAATTATATTAGAGCTTGGATTCCTAACCAGTTCTTTCTGATTCTAGCCCAAATTTTCTCTTTAAAGGGTGAGGTTTTAGCATGGAAGAAGGAGAAGAAATAG
- a CDS encoding glycosyltransferase family 4 protein, with amino-acid sequence MEEGEEIVHVTHSFYPVVGGIEKAIYETARRQARKYKVTVITSSYVPEYNFDNINVIRVKSLRFLNMPDLTIPLQRINLYGRNAIFHFHSQNSLFSYSLLKKANNVFTLMAIDSLKSHPNFLIRFFSPLYSSITMKKVLKLSNKLIVKNKRDFNLLKEKYGREAYLVPDGIDDLFFTQPKDYSFKDKIGSDYVLYIGRLHPLKGVDLLIKASKYINAKIVFIGPGNIEYYMKFSKAQHVEEKCVFLNFVDDKTKISAIDSAEAVVIPSLSDYVEAFSIVLSEAWSREKPVIASNVGSLKYRIKNNENGILVEPNERELANAINYIIENKEVGRKLGVKGRENINSWDEVVQMLEKIYWG; translated from the coding sequence ATGGAAGAAGGAGAAGAAATAGTTCATGTAACTCATTCGTTTTATCCTGTAGTTGGAGGTATAGAAAAGGCAATATATGAGACTGCTAGGAGACAAGCTAGGAAGTATAAAGTTACAGTTATAACGTCATCATATGTTCCTGAGTATAATTTTGATAATATTAATGTTATTAGGGTTAAGAGTTTAAGGTTTTTAAACATGCCAGATCTTACTATTCCTCTTCAGAGAATTAACTTATATGGTAGGAATGCTATATTTCATTTTCATTCCCAAAATTCATTATTTTCCTATTCATTATTAAAAAAGGCCAATAATGTTTTTACTCTAATGGCGATAGACTCGTTGAAGAGTCATCCTAATTTTCTAATTAGATTTTTCTCGCCATTATATTCTAGTATTACTATGAAAAAAGTCCTTAAATTATCGAATAAACTTATTGTGAAAAATAAAAGAGATTTTAATTTACTTAAGGAAAAATATGGAAGAGAAGCTTATTTAGTACCTGATGGAATTGATGATTTGTTTTTTACTCAGCCTAAGGATTATTCTTTTAAAGATAAAATAGGAAGTGATTACGTCTTATACATAGGTAGACTTCATCCATTAAAGGGTGTAGATTTACTAATTAAGGCATCAAAATATATAAATGCTAAAATAGTTTTTATAGGTCCAGGCAATATAGAATATTATATGAAATTTTCAAAAGCTCAACATGTGGAAGAGAAGTGTGTTTTTCTAAATTTTGTAGATGATAAGACTAAAATTTCTGCTATAGACTCAGCTGAAGCTGTAGTAATACCTAGCTTATCTGACTATGTTGAAGCATTTTCAATAGTTTTGAGTGAAGCCTGGAGCAGAGAAAAACCGGTAATTGCTAGTAATGTTGGTAGTTTGAAATATAGGATAAAGAATAATGAAAATGGTATACTTGTGGAACCAAATGAGAGAGAATTAGCAAATGCAATAAATTACATTATAGAAAATAAAGAAGTAGGACGGAAATTAGGAGTAAAAGGTAGAGAAAATATAAATAGTTGGGATGAAGTAGTTCAAATGCTAGAAAAAATATACTGGGGTTAG
- a CDS encoding glucose-1-phosphate thymidylyltransferase has product MKGLILSGGLGTRLRPLTYTGNKHTISIANKPMVLYALEDLLEAGITDIGVILGPMKEGIINIISDGSKYGAKITYIQQEEPLGLAHAVKTAREYLQDEEFTMHLGDNLLQDGITEFTKKYYETNADAVIGVTEVKDPRQYGVVVLEGDKVKRLIEKPKEPPSNLALVGIYVFSPEIHKYIEKLKPSWRGEYEITDAIQLMINDGKKVEAIKVKGWWKDTGKPEDLIEANQLILDKITTEIKGQINEKAKIEGRVKIGENTIIGENVRIRGPAIIGKNCIIGPNVYIGPYTSIDDDSSIKNIEIENSIVMKGVRIDGMPYRISDSIIGNEATISSFTTLPKNIKLIIGDRSQIYF; this is encoded by the coding sequence ATGAAGGGACTTATACTAAGTGGAGGATTAGGAACTAGACTAAGACCTTTAACTTATACAGGTAACAAGCATACAATAAGCATAGCTAACAAACCAATGGTGCTGTACGCACTCGAAGACTTACTGGAAGCAGGAATAACAGATATAGGAGTAATTTTAGGTCCAATGAAAGAAGGAATAATTAACATTATATCAGACGGATCAAAATACGGAGCAAAAATAACTTATATACAACAAGAAGAACCATTAGGATTAGCCCACGCAGTAAAAACCGCTAGAGAATACTTACAAGACGAAGAATTCACAATGCACCTAGGAGACAATCTACTCCAAGATGGAATAACAGAATTCACTAAAAAATACTATGAAACTAACGCAGACGCAGTTATTGGCGTTACAGAAGTTAAAGACCCAAGACAATACGGAGTAGTAGTACTAGAAGGAGACAAAGTAAAAAGGCTAATAGAAAAACCTAAAGAACCTCCATCCAATCTAGCGTTGGTAGGAATTTACGTATTCTCGCCAGAAATACACAAATACATAGAAAAACTCAAACCAAGTTGGAGAGGAGAATACGAAATAACAGATGCAATACAACTAATGATAAACGACGGGAAAAAAGTGGAAGCGATAAAAGTAAAAGGATGGTGGAAAGATACGGGCAAACCAGAGGACTTAATAGAAGCAAACCAATTAATCTTAGATAAAATTACAACAGAAATAAAAGGCCAGATTAACGAAAAAGCCAAAATAGAAGGAAGAGTAAAAATAGGAGAAAACACCATAATAGGAGAAAATGTAAGAATAAGAGGGCCTGCAATAATAGGCAAAAACTGCATAATAGGACCAAACGTATATATAGGACCATACACATCAATAGACGATGATTCATCTATAAAAAATATAGAAATTGAGAATTCAATAGTTATGAAAGGAGTGAGAATAGATGGAATGCCATACAGAATAAGTGATAGCATAATAGGAAACGAAGCCACAATATCGTCCTTTACTACATTACCTAAAAATATAAAACTAATAATAGGAGATAGATCACAAATCTACTTCTAA